AGTTTCGCCTTCTATTACTGTGGATCGGATTTTTTCAAAGGATATTGAGGCTGTGAATGGTTGGTTGAAGGGGTTAGGCGCCGAAAGATGATTCTGGGGTTGACGGTGCAATTCTGGGGTTGAAGGTGCAATTCCGGGGTTGAAGGTGCAATTCCGGGGTTGAAGGTGCAATTCCGGGTTTGAAGGTGCAATTCCGGGGTTGAAGGTGCAATTCTGGGGTTGAAGGTGCAATTCTGGGTTTGAGGGTGCAATTCCGGGTTTGAAGGTGCAATTCCGGAGTTGAAAGTGCAATTCCGGGTTTGAAAGTGCAATTATGGAGCTGAAGGTGCAATTCCGATTTTTAGGTAAAAGTGGTAAATGGTAAGTTTAAAAGTTTTATTCATAAAATGACATGAAACTCTCAGAAATATTTATTTCTGAGAGTTATTTTCCACAAATAAACAAAAATCTATAAGAAACGCAACTTTCCAGAAGGTTTCCACCAAGATATTCCAGAAAACTCACAAAAAATCTCCTGAGTAATGGACAACCCTACAAGATAATGCTTCTTTAACCCTTACGTTCGTCTTTGCTGCTTTCTCGCAGAGTCCATTTTCTTACTACCTGTCTCAGAGGTTGTCGTACCTTGCCCCTCGACATTAGGTGAACTCATCCCAATTTTAGATGGGTCTTTTTTGGCTCGTTTCATCTATCTAGCACCCCTTTTCAAGATTATGTCGCTTTCAATTGTTAGGATGTACAACGTAAGAATATTTTATGAAGCAATGACGAATCTTACATATATGAGGAGGTGTTGAATGATGGCTAGAATCGGTGTAGAACAATCACTATCAGACGTTCAAGAAGCGTTACGTGCTCAAGGGTATGATGTAACTGAATTAAAACAGGAAAGTGACGCAAATGGATGTGACTGCTGTGTCATCACTGGACAAGACCAAAAC
The nucleotide sequence above comes from Bacillus carboniphilus. Encoded proteins:
- a CDS encoding YuzL family protein, with amino-acid sequence MKRAKKDPSKIGMSSPNVEGQGTTTSETGSKKMDSARKQQRRT
- a CDS encoding YkuS family protein, encoding MARIGVEQSLSDVQEALRAQGYDVTELKQESDANGCDCCVITGQDQNVMGIQNAVTQGSVINASGLTAEEVCNQVKSKVH